In Lycium ferocissimum isolate CSIRO_LF1 chromosome 11, AGI_CSIRO_Lferr_CH_V1, whole genome shotgun sequence, a single genomic region encodes these proteins:
- the LOC132037019 gene encoding protein trichome birefringence-like 43 codes for MDSSSLPVGAVSAIFFLLFMLNNVHGKLETNDCDLFQGNWVYDDSYPLYDSSVCPFIEKQFDCLKNGRPDKEYLKYRWQPNGCFLPRFNATEFQLKFKGKSLMFVGDSLSVDQWQSLTCMLHAADPQAEYTSKRVGATSFFSFPKYNTSYLVFRDVFLVDIIKEYNGTRVLELDSLSSAAQWKEMDVLVFDSWHWWLHTGRKQAWDLVQDGKSTYKDAPRLTLYKKALNTWAKWVDSEVDTTKTTVFFQGVSPDHGNCVGETKPTRSTQGPHPGELVLENVLRRMKKPVHLLNVTTLSQYRADGHPSVYGFGGHRNIDCTHWCVAGVADTWNVLLSALLDQL; via the exons ATGGATAGTTCATCGCTACCTGTCGGTGCAGTTTCTGcaatattttttcttcttttcatgttGAACAATGTACATGGAAAGTTGGAAACCAACGACTGTGATCTCTTCCAAGGGAATTGGGTTTATGATGATTCTTATCCTCTTTATGATTCATCTGTGTGTCCATTTATTGAAAAACAGTTTGATTGTTTAAAGAATGGAAGGCCAGATAAAGAATATCTCAAATATAGATGGCAGCCCAATGGTTGCTTTTTACCAAG GTTTAATGCAACAGAATTTCAGCTCAAATTCAAGGGGAAGAGCTTGATGTTTGTTGGAGATTCACTAAGCGTTGATCAATGGCAATCTCTCACATGTATGCTTCATGCTGCTGATCCACAAGCTGAGTATACCTCCAAAAGGGTTGGAGCCacttctttcttctcattcccg AAATACAACACGTCGTACCTAGTATTCCGTGATGTTTTCCTAGTCGACATTATCAAAGAGTATAACGGGACACGAGTTTTAGAGCTAGACTCTCTCAGTTCAGCAGCTCAATGGAAAGAAATGGATGTCCTCGTCTTTGATTCTTGGCATTGGTGGCTTCACACTGGTAGAAAACAAGC TTGGGATCTTGTTCAAGATGGCAAGTCCACATACAAAGATGCACCCCGTTTAACCCTATATAAGAAAGCACTAAATACATGGGCAAAATGGGTAGATTCTGAAGTAGACACCACAAAGACTACAGTATTTTTCCAAGGAGTTTCTCCTGACCACGGCAA TTGTGTCGGAGAAACGAAGCCAACGAGGAGTACACAAGGACCACATCCAGGGGAATTGGTGTTGGAGAATGTTttgagaagaatgaaaaaacCAGTTCATTTGTTGAATGTAACAACATTGTCACAGTACAGAGCAGATGGTCATCCTTCAGTTTATGGATTTGGTGGACACAGGAATATAGATTGCACACATTGGTGTGTGGCTGGTGTTGCTGATACTTGGAATGTACTATTAAGTGCACTTCTTGATCAATTATAG